A segment of the Anguilla anguilla isolate fAngAng1 chromosome 6, fAngAng1.pri, whole genome shotgun sequence genome:
agccagccagctgtCAAATGTACGGTGCTTGCATTGTTCTGACGCAGTTTTCTCACCTTTCGAAGAGGAAAGACTAATTAAACTGAATAATTAGATATACATTCTGTGAtatgtttttaacaaaatgtgaaatcatTTAATTTCTGGTTAGGTTTATTACATCTTAAGGCTGTGTGAAAGTAGCTGGCATGCTGATCACCGCTGATGTGCAGTGCTGCCGCAGCTACATGCCCTGGTTGATTGGCATTTTTTATAGCTTTGATTTTACTTCGTTTGCCTGTAAGGAATGTACCAAATTTACCATTACTTAGCGAATCCTCTGGgttaatttcacacacacacacacacacacacacacacacacatatatatatatatatatatatatatatatatatatatattagtatGAAAGCATGACTAAACCATTTGTTTACCGCAATGCATTTCTGTATAGGCTTTAAGGAGCTCCAGCGTTGTGGTGGAGCAGGTGCGGGGTTACTATGTCGACTGGAGGATGCTACGGGATGTGAAGAGGAGACAGATGGCCTTTGAGTACGCCGACGAGAGACTACGTATCAACGCACTCAGGAAGAACACTGTCCTTCCGAAAGAGTTACAGGTGCGGAAACTatgtgccctccaaaagtactGTCCGCGTagttactgtattttaaattcgGGGCATCTGTGCATGTGATCTAACTCCGGGATTTGCGTCTGTAGGAGGTAGCTGATAAAGAGATTGCAGCACTGCCGCGGGACAGCTGCCCGGTGCGCATACGCAATCGGTGTGTGATGACATCGCGGCCACGGGGCGTTAAGCGTAGGTGGCGCCTCAGTCGCATTGTCTTCCGTCACCTGGCCGACCACAACCAGATGTCCGGGATCCAGCGTGCCATGTGGTGACTTTTTATCGGGAAACAACCGATGGAAGAAGCTGCAGCGTTTTATTCCATTGTAAATCATTTCTGCTTTGTAATTAATGTATTACTTGTTGTGAAATTAATAAAGTGTATGCCTGAGCCTTctttctcattcattcacttatAATCCAAGGGGCATCCAACTTGTTTTTCAAATGTCTGAATTTCATCAGAAGTTAGATTTCAAACAGTAAATGGTATATCTATgtcttaagtgtttttttttttaacctgagaATGATTTgacattaaaagttttttttttttttttttttttaaatacatagcagatgttttttttctgttttatatgggggagggggagggggggtgttgtgtCTTCCAGGACAAATGTCATTCAGACAACTCTTATTTTGGCAATGCAACATCATAGTCACTTCAGTTTGGAAGTTTTTTGACAGCACTCCTTTCAACATACATTatgtgaccaaaagtatctggacaccccttagtctgcagctgttttttgtggttttgggctaggccccttagttttttacagcatacaatcacgtTCTAGATGATTTTGTGTGTCCACAACAGTTTGGGTAAGGCCgtgtcctgtttcagcatggtaatacccccaggcacacagcaagttccatatagaaatggtt
Coding sequences within it:
- the mrps14 gene encoding 28S ribosomal protein S14, mitochondrial codes for the protein MAASMWNRVVGPGLAVLQSSFWLPSQALRSSSVVVEQVRGYYVDWRMLRDVKRRQMAFEYADERLRINALRKNTVLPKELQEVADKEIAALPRDSCPVRIRNRCVMTSRPRGVKRRWRLSRIVFRHLADHNQMSGIQRAMW